The following coding sequences lie in one Deinococcus sp. AJ005 genomic window:
- a CDS encoding lipopolysaccharide assembly protein LapB: MSSLPVRRRSQVRFSVPEPMPQGLARPRLQEQLTDLTIKVAALLAPSGYGKTVLLAQWARQQNGNVIWLKLHQEDRDAHFFLQSLVDAFQYFGLNLSYWKSGAILETSPSRALLALLNDVNNHPSDLTLIVDGGEHLSDDSANLLNAFVDGLGEGHRIFVAQHEASSFQIAPFLASGIGTEINAGQLRFTEHEVDVLARTFEAGQLPPSDLHGWPAGVMLEFHAQNNQLQAGTEHLLLTLVRRLPEDIQHALPALSVMEIWTPTTPSVLHLNLPGDWLDQVRRVGLPVLQQGKAFIPHDALREYLQDTLQRDQAQFKTVQGYAAQQADREGRPYAATLHFLAAGQIESALSMIQNLVPGWYRTANWKIAIDLLSKVPDGFLTSELRSLLALSLGETGEGERAETLARRQIDLFPTATAYYALALRNYRTNNFDEMQKSIDGGLETIRVTPSPTNQRDTIQLLRSQAVLFISSGKPEAALEVAEDAVSRAMIYGDNSLRIATQSVKAHIMRGMKYDSEILLEQYFNLYKSSINENPHRMMPVVQTYARQLNRVRRPRESLEILKEYTKNYGEIYPLADFMLIGDISLAYLSLGDYENSLETALKGYKFSLEHDHKGYLSSNLFTALWIYFGTDRLQEAEALLRSSLHQIDQTPPRAGDDASERAFFKFILGVPVEALELADQAFTFDQVPETAAVLLSMLILHQKGEVSKDLGHKLREALSLYSEDHALYQVAFSKFEPIFQAYKTAGIEKNFFDDLLANAYLIGQIEKKKLRLTVIGHFRIDINGMSSRLGYSTALETLIYRVLHPGASQDEITVAIWPLSDLARGRGSVQQARRTVNRTFQTAFKQPGMELLQTAGSGRRNPGWMIDTEVHVSCDALDILSSTDAQTIQNLYKGSFLPSSNHEWVIDFRVLIARHVARVYQAHANALGETSDALQWLMRAAMADQEPDTFERVMALSRVLGRQEIERSAQQALEALREGHAPYLTHWTN; the protein is encoded by the coding sequence ATGTCTTCTCTACCTGTGCGCCGCCGTTCACAAGTGCGCTTCAGCGTCCCTGAACCGATGCCGCAGGGGCTGGCGCGGCCCCGGCTCCAGGAGCAACTCACTGATCTGACCATCAAAGTCGCCGCCTTGCTTGCCCCTTCCGGTTACGGCAAAACCGTGTTGCTGGCCCAATGGGCACGTCAGCAAAATGGAAACGTAATCTGGCTCAAGCTGCATCAGGAAGACCGGGACGCCCACTTTTTCCTTCAATCCCTTGTCGACGCTTTCCAGTACTTCGGCCTGAATTTGTCGTACTGGAAATCAGGAGCAATTCTCGAAACCAGTCCCTCGCGTGCCCTGCTCGCCCTACTGAATGACGTGAACAACCATCCGAGTGACTTAACGCTGATTGTCGATGGGGGCGAACACCTGAGTGATGACTCTGCCAATCTTCTCAACGCTTTTGTTGATGGGTTGGGCGAGGGTCACCGCATCTTCGTCGCCCAGCACGAGGCTTCGAGCTTTCAAATTGCTCCATTCCTTGCTTCGGGAATTGGCACCGAGATCAACGCGGGCCAACTTCGCTTTACTGAGCATGAGGTAGATGTTCTGGCCCGAACGTTTGAGGCAGGCCAACTTCCCCCGAGCGACCTCCACGGCTGGCCCGCAGGAGTCATGTTGGAATTTCACGCTCAAAACAACCAACTTCAGGCCGGCACCGAACACCTGTTGCTCACGCTGGTGCGCCGGCTCCCTGAAGATATTCAGCATGCCCTTCCTGCCCTGAGTGTCATGGAGATCTGGACACCCACGACGCCCAGTGTCCTGCATCTGAACCTTCCTGGTGACTGGCTCGATCAAGTGCGGCGGGTGGGCCTGCCCGTGCTGCAACAGGGCAAAGCCTTCATCCCACACGACGCCCTGCGGGAATATTTACAAGACACCTTGCAAAGAGATCAGGCCCAGTTCAAAACGGTTCAGGGATACGCCGCCCAGCAGGCAGACAGAGAGGGGAGACCTTACGCGGCAACCCTTCATTTTTTAGCGGCTGGTCAGATCGAAAGCGCCCTGAGCATGATCCAGAATCTGGTTCCGGGCTGGTACCGAACGGCCAACTGGAAAATCGCCATTGACCTGCTGTCAAAGGTCCCCGACGGGTTTCTCACGTCAGAACTGCGTTCCCTCCTGGCTTTGTCGCTGGGAGAGACTGGCGAGGGAGAACGTGCGGAAACGCTTGCAAGACGTCAGATTGATCTGTTTCCTACCGCTACTGCGTATTACGCGCTTGCACTTCGCAACTACCGAACGAACAATTTTGATGAGATGCAGAAAAGTATTGACGGTGGACTTGAAACTATTCGTGTCACGCCCAGTCCAACGAATCAGCGTGACACCATCCAACTCCTTCGGAGCCAGGCAGTGCTTTTCATCTCAAGTGGTAAGCCAGAAGCAGCTCTTGAAGTGGCTGAAGACGCAGTGAGTCGGGCGATGATCTACGGCGATAATTCGCTGAGAATCGCAACACAGAGCGTTAAAGCGCACATCATGCGTGGAATGAAGTATGATTCAGAGATTTTACTTGAACAATATTTCAACCTTTATAAATCTAGTATCAATGAAAATCCCCACCGCATGATGCCTGTTGTTCAAACCTATGCCCGGCAACTTAACCGGGTCAGGCGGCCACGTGAGAGCCTTGAAATTCTCAAAGAATATACCAAAAACTATGGTGAAATCTATCCCCTGGCAGATTTTATGTTAATTGGTGATATCTCGCTTGCTTATCTCAGTCTTGGCGACTATGAAAACTCACTGGAAACTGCTCTCAAAGGCTACAAATTTTCATTAGAACACGATCATAAAGGTTATCTCTCATCCAATCTTTTCACTGCGCTGTGGATTTATTTTGGGACAGATCGACTGCAAGAAGCGGAGGCCCTGCTTAGATCATCACTGCATCAAATTGATCAAACACCGCCGAGGGCGGGTGATGATGCCTCGGAGCGTGCTTTTTTCAAGTTTATCCTCGGTGTTCCTGTCGAGGCGCTTGAGTTGGCGGACCAGGCGTTCACCTTCGATCAAGTCCCGGAGACGGCTGCTGTCCTTCTCTCCATGCTAATTCTCCACCAGAAAGGTGAGGTGAGTAAAGATTTAGGACATAAACTTCGGGAAGCGTTGAGTCTCTACAGCGAAGATCACGCTCTCTATCAAGTTGCCTTCAGTAAATTTGAGCCAATTTTTCAGGCTTACAAAACTGCTGGAATCGAGAAAAACTTCTTTGATGACCTTCTTGCGAATGCATACCTGATAGGTCAAATTGAAAAGAAGAAGCTGCGACTCACTGTGATTGGTCATTTCCGTATAGACATTAATGGAATGAGTTCTCGTCTGGGCTACAGCACTGCCCTGGAAACCCTCATTTATCGTGTTCTCCATCCTGGTGCATCACAGGATGAAATTACCGTTGCCATCTGGCCTCTTTCGGACCTTGCCAGGGGCAGAGGTTCAGTTCAGCAGGCACGCCGCACGGTCAACCGGACGTTCCAGACGGCATTCAAGCAACCGGGCATGGAACTTCTCCAGACAGCCGGGAGTGGGCGGCGTAATCCTGGTTGGATGATCGACACTGAGGTTCATGTCAGTTGTGACGCCCTGGATATTCTGTCGTCTACGGACGCCCAGACCATTCAGAACCTCTACAAGGGGTCATTCCTTCCCAGCAGCAATCACGAGTGGGTGATTGACTTCCGCGTCCTGATCGCGCGCCACGTCGCGCGGGTTTATCAGGCACATGCCAACGCCCTGGGAGAGACTTCAGATGCGTTGCAGTGGTTGATGCGGGCGGCGATGGCCGATCAGGAGCCGGACACGTTTGAGCGGGTGATGGCCCTGAGCCGCGTTCTTGGGCGTCAGGAAATCGAGCGGAGCGCCCAGCAGGCGCTTGAGGCGCTCCGTGAGGGGCACGCACCGTATCTCACCCACTGGACGAACTAA
- a CDS encoding replication initiator protein A: protein MVKKPKTPNLHDELNFARFGVISMHSRVDQGVTTWNTEFTVNARTFRIEAITPQGRPHGIDTDTLVSLETLFVAHGCPEDNWVHTTAYEVRELMGLANNGENYHRLRQSIRRLYFTSVIVGRKSSLTGTQKVRWDNVGVRFFEGLRYRDSEDDGELSALESEATLSIRLGEQLADSIRAGISQVLDGQLLHRLEQPPARALYRTLQAHRRQDDGQMLKELQVPLTEWRQATGLTTDRSDLVRRALASAHEELLANHYLERAVIEGRGKAAVAQYTFADTHAADPALVRLLRQAGVTVARATALAGQHPERVEEALRFLELRQRAAQGGVRNPGGLVADFLEHPAKYDLPADFVTPERQRQERASQVKEQKLSADREAQTRSEAQLDQLGEAPPAEQWTAQRATLQMLLKKHLNAAQWSQLEHLAQRGEIGAVALTRELLEATARSAVKEQIDQLKRKLNPLLPVD, encoded by the coding sequence GTGGTCAAAAAACCAAAAACGCCGAACCTGCATGACGAACTGAATTTTGCCCGCTTCGGGGTCATCAGCATGCATTCGCGCGTCGATCAGGGGGTCACCACCTGGAACACCGAATTCACGGTCAATGCCCGCACCTTCCGCATTGAGGCGATCACCCCACAGGGCCGCCCACACGGCATCGACACTGACACGCTGGTGTCCCTTGAAACGCTGTTCGTCGCCCACGGTTGCCCCGAGGACAACTGGGTTCACACCACCGCCTATGAGGTCCGCGAGCTGATGGGCCTGGCCAACAACGGCGAGAACTACCACCGGCTGCGCCAGAGCATCCGGCGGCTGTACTTCACCAGCGTGATCGTGGGGCGCAAATCCTCACTGACCGGGACCCAGAAGGTGAGATGGGACAACGTGGGCGTGCGCTTTTTCGAGGGCCTGCGCTACCGCGACAGCGAGGACGACGGCGAACTCAGCGCTCTGGAGAGTGAGGCGACACTGAGCATCCGCCTGGGTGAGCAACTAGCCGACAGCATCCGGGCCGGCATTTCACAGGTTCTGGACGGTCAGCTCCTGCACCGCCTGGAACAGCCGCCCGCCCGGGCGCTGTACCGCACCTTGCAGGCGCACCGGCGACAGGACGACGGCCAGATGCTCAAAGAGCTTCAGGTACCGCTGACCGAATGGCGGCAGGCCACGGGACTGACCACGGACCGCAGTGATCTGGTGCGCCGGGCGCTGGCCTCGGCCCACGAGGAACTGCTGGCCAACCACTACCTGGAACGCGCCGTGATCGAGGGGCGGGGCAAGGCGGCAGTGGCCCAGTACACCTTTGCAGACACGCACGCGGCAGACCCTGCCCTGGTGCGGCTGCTGCGTCAGGCCGGGGTCACGGTGGCCCGCGCCACCGCGCTGGCGGGCCAGCATCCCGAGCGGGTGGAAGAGGCCCTGCGCTTTCTGGAGCTGCGGCAGCGCGCCGCCCAGGGCGGCGTGCGCAATCCGGGGGGGCTGGTGGCCGACTTTCTGGAACATCCGGCCAAGTACGATCTGCCTGCCGACTTCGTGACGCCTGAGCGGCAGCGTCAGGAGCGAGCCAGTCAGGTCAAAGAGCAGAAGCTGAGTGCCGATCGGGAGGCGCAGACCCGGAGCGAGGCGCAGCTTGATCAGCTCGGTGAAGCCCCCCCGGCAGAGCAGTGGACGGCCCAGCGTGCCACCTTGCAGATGCTGCTCAAAAAGCACCTCAATGCCGCGCAATGGAGCCAGCTCGAACACCTGGCCCAGCGAGGAGAGATCGGGGCGGTGGCCCTGACCCGCGAACTGCTGGAGGCCACCGCCCGCTCCGCAGTGAAAGAGCAAATTGATCAGCTCAAACGCAAACTCAACCCCCTGCTGCCAGTGGACTGA
- a CDS encoding Fic family protein, which yields MKNRLGIQDAGELSQAERKLASIRAVEIKDGTAPPATRGHFDADHLRAIHQHTFGDVYEWAGTTRGDPLTLEGQREQQPVQLIKAQTSFEEGPRVNAKLDSLFARLAEQDGLRGLSREDFSRQAADVLSGLNQVHPFREGNGRTQREFMTQLAEQAGHPLQFEGVTQQRMTVVSFDAAQGDKDSMRRLFDEITDPDRARVLQRGFDSLHGRYGEQVQAVYLTSTTAGETYTGLLQHKDRQHFIMNSTGDRVVGHPQDLPKGSSPGEVVKVTATPVPSVFEERQMQRGRNLDY from the coding sequence ATGAAAAACCGCCTCGGCATCCAAGATGCCGGGGAATTGTCACAGGCCGAGCGCAAACTGGCCTCGATCCGGGCTGTTGAAATCAAGGACGGCACCGCTCCCCCCGCCACCCGTGGCCACTTCGACGCGGACCACCTACGCGCCATTCACCAGCACACGTTTGGGGACGTCTATGAATGGGCTGGAACCACGCGCGGCGATCCCCTCACCCTGGAAGGCCAGCGCGAGCAGCAGCCCGTGCAGCTCATCAAAGCGCAAACTTCCTTCGAGGAAGGCCCCAGGGTGAATGCGAAGCTGGACAGCTTGTTCGCCCGGCTGGCCGAACAAGACGGGCTGCGCGGCCTGTCCCGCGAGGACTTCAGCCGCCAGGCCGCCGACGTGCTGAGTGGTCTCAACCAGGTCCACCCCTTCCGCGAGGGCAACGGGCGCACGCAGCGCGAATTCATGACCCAGCTCGCGGAGCAGGCAGGCCACCCGCTTCAGTTTGAGGGCGTGACCCAGCAGCGCATGACGGTGGTGAGCTTTGACGCCGCGCAGGGTGACAAAGATTCCATGCGCCGGCTATTCGACGAGATCACCGATCCAGACCGGGCGCGGGTCTTGCAGCGTGGCTTTGACAGCCTGCATGGGCGCTACGGCGAGCAGGTACAGGCGGTGTACCTCACCAGCACCACAGCGGGCGAGACCTACACGGGCCTGCTCCAGCACAAAGACCGGCAGCATTTCATCATGAACTCAACTGGCGACAGGGTGGTGGGCCATCCGCAGGATCTTCCCAAAGGCAGCAGCCCCGGCGAGGTGGTCAAGGTCACGGCCACTCCCGTGCCCAGTGTCTTCGAGGAAAGGCAGATGCAGCGGGGCCGAAACCTGGACTACTGA
- a CDS encoding antitoxin VbhA family protein, with amino-acid sequence MTTLQDQLRAQSDALMVEADARKQRRKIVQSVAHSSAMEGMPLDAQTMTMFEGYVDGTMTTEQMREAVLKQYRR; translated from the coding sequence ATGACCACACTTCAAGATCAGTTGCGCGCCCAGAGTGACGCTCTCATGGTGGAAGCAGATGCCCGCAAACAGCGCCGGAAGATCGTCCAGTCTGTGGCCCACAGCAGCGCAATGGAAGGAATGCCGCTCGATGCCCAGACGATGACCATGTTTGAGGGTTATGTGGACGGCACCATGACCACCGAGCAGATGCGCGAGGCCGTATTGAAGCAGTACCGCCGCTAG